CTATTCAAATTTTATAAAAAATACCGATGGCGTTTTGCTCTTGGCACATTTTTCGTAGTGACATCTAATATTTTTGCTTTGTATCCAGCAATATATACTAGAAAAGCATTTGACGCTGCCAAAGAAGCCATAGAATCTTCACAAAATAGCAATTACGATTTTTCAGATTTAACCTCAACCTTACTATATTTTGGAATGATGTTAATTCTATTTGCGTTATTGAAAGGGGTTTTTATGTTTTTTATGAGACAAACTATCATTGTTATGTCTCGATTAATTGAATTCGATATAAAAAATGAAATATTCAAACATTATCAGAAATTAGACAGAGCTTTTTATAAAAGAAATAACACGGGTGACATGATGGCTCGAATAAGTGAAGATGTTACTAAAGTAAGAATGTTTTTAGGTCCAGCTACAATGTATCCCATCAATATGATATCGCTGTTCATTTTTGTAATGTATAATATGTTTAGCATCAATATTAAGCTGAGTTTATTTGTTCTTGCGCCACTTCCAATAATGTCTATTACTATATTTTTCATTAGTAAAGTCATACATGCCAAGAGTGAAAAAGTACAAAGCCAACTGTCTACTCTATCGACACTCACTCAAGAGTCTTTTTCTGGAATCAGGATTTTGAAATCCTTCGTTAACGAAAGAACTAACTTTAGTATTTTCAAATCTGAAACTAACGAATACCTCAAACGTAATGTGTCCTTAGCTAAAACTAATGCCGCTTTCTTTCCCTTTATGCTTTTATTGATAGGCTTAAGCACTTTACTTACTATATACGTTGGAGGAAAAGAATCTATAGCAGGTAATATTACAACTGGAAACATCGCCGAATTCATTATATATGTCAATATGTTAACATGGCCTATGGCATCTATCGGCTGGGTTACCTCCATTATACAAAGAGCAGCAGCTTCCCAAAAAAGAATTAATGAATTTCTTAATACAGAGGCAGAAATTAATTCAGAAGACGGAAATGTACATAATATTGACGGTAAGATAACTTTTAAAAATATAAGCTTTGAATATCCAGACAGTGGAGTAAAAGCATTAGATAATATTTCGTTTAACATCGAAAAGGGGCAATCTGTTGCAATAGTCGGAAGGACAGGTTCAGGAAAATCAACAATTGTCAACCTCATTAGCCGCATGTATATGCCTACCTCTGGAAAAATTGAGATAGATGACCTTCCAATAGAAGAAATCAACTTAGCTAGTCTTCGCTCAGGAATAAGCTTAGTACCTCAGGAAGCTTTATTGTTTTCAGACACCATATCCAATAATATTGCCTTTGGTTCAAAAGAAGAACTAACACAAGAAGATTTAGAATTGGTTGCCAAAAAAGCAGCTATACACGATAATATCAAAAACTTCCCAAAAGGTTATCAAACTATGGTTGGAGAAAGAGGTGTTACACTATCTGGCGGACAAAAACAGCGCATCTCAATTGCTAGAGCATTAGTTAGACCTTCTAGCATACTTATTTTCGACGATTGCTTGTCAGCAGTAGATAATGAAACTGAAGAAAAAATACTCTCGTCTCTAAAAAAAGAAGGTCTAGAAAAAACAAGTATTACTATAAGCCACAGAATGTCATCAATACAACATACCGACAAAATAATAGTTCTTGATAACGGCAAAATTGCTGAAATGGGAACACATTCTGAGCTTTTCGAAAAAGGCGGGATTTATCACGAAATGTACCAGCAACAACTTTCAAATTAGAATTAAATTTGTGTTTTGCATTAAATTTCATAGATTTGAGAGATAAATCATGAAAAATTATGGAAGACTACAAAGACCAAGAAGAAATTTTTTCAAATATAGTAAGAGCAGGTAAAAGAACTTACTTTTTTGATGTAAGAGCTACTAGAGCAAACGATTACTACCTAACTATTACTGAAAGTAAAAAAATATTTAATGACGATGGTAGTCACTATTTTAAAAAGCATAAAATATTTCTTTACAAAGAAGATTTTGAGAAATTCAAAGACGCTCTCTCCGAAAGTATAGACTACATCTTCAAGAACAAAGGACAAGAAATTATTTCAGCTTCAAAAAACGAATCTGATGAAGGTGATTCGAGTTTTACCGATGTTAATTTTGAAGATATCTAAAACCTAAATTGTATATCCAAACACAAGTAAGGTAAGGATAGTAAGAATAAAGTAACTAACTAAAGATTGTGCTCCGACGTAATCTTTAGCTACTCTTTGTCCCAAGAACAACATTATCAATGCCACAGAAGCCAAAATAGTACCGTAAAACGCTAAAGTTATACTACCATCATAAAGTAAAAAAACAACCCCAACAAGATTTAATATACCTGATAAAAGCTCAACAACGGTTATCGTAAAAAATAAAACTGGCACAAAGTTTTTAAATGGTGAATTAGCAAAATGAGAGCTCAACCACTCCAAATTTCCTTTTTTGTCCACTACCTTATCAATGCCAGATTGTAAAAACAAAATTGCTAAAAAGGATACGGCTAATATCTGAACAATTAAAAACACTGTTTCTGTAGAATTTATGAGTAATGACATTATTAAAATAATTTAAATTATAGCTATTAACATTTTGCGCTAAATGTTAAAAAAAACACCTTTTTTTCTTCTTAGGCACTCAATTAATTAGGTTATTTTTGAATCGTAAATATAGTTAAATATGCTCGTTTAAACGAGTTTATCTGACCAACCCTTAAAATCAAATTAATTTACACTACAAATAAAACTAACAAAATGAATAAAATTATTGTAATCGCTAATCAAAAAGGTGGAGTTGGCAAAACAACTACTGCAATCAATCTAGCAGCATGCCTTGGCGTACTTGAAAAAAAAGTCCTACTTGTAGATGCAGACCCTCAAGCAAACTCAACATCAGGTGTTGGCTACGACCCAAGAGAAATTAAAGCAGGACTATACGAATGCTTAATTGATGATCTTAGTCCAAAAGATGCAATCGTTAAAACTGAAAGCCCAAATTTGGATTTACTACCTGCTCACATTGATTTAGTTGGTGCTGAACTCGAACTCGTCAATCAACAAAATAGAGAGTTTATTCTTAAAGGCATCTTAGAGCAAGTTAAATCTAGTTATGACTACATTATCATTGACTGCGCCCCTTCTTTAGGTATAGTGACTACAAATGCCTTAACCGCAGCAAACTCCATTATAATACCTATTCAATGCGAATATTTTGCTCTTGAAGGACTTGGCAAATTACTCAATACAATTAAAATTGTTCAAAATCGTTTGAACAAAGAGCTCGATATTGAAGGTCTTTTACTAACTATGTATGATACGAGATTAAGACTTTCAAACCAGGTGGTTGAAGAAGTAAAAACACATTTTCAAGAAATGGTCTTCGATACTATCATACAGAGAAATGTAAGACTAAGTGAAGCACCTAGCTTTGGACAAACTATCATTATGCATGATGCTAATAGTAAAGGTGCTATCAATTACTTAAATCTAGCAAAAGAGCTCTTGGAAAAGAATGAAACAGCACTTCAAAATCAATAAAATGGCAGAAAAAAAACGTGCACTAGGAAAAGGTCTATCCGCATTACTTAAGAATCCAGACACAGACATCACAACCAATGAAAGTATTGATGACACCAATCAAGTTGTTGGTTCGGTTTCTGAAATTAAAATAGAGCAAATTGAAGTCAATCCTTTTCAGCCTAGAACAGATTTTGACCAAGATGCTTTACAAGAATTAGCAATTTCCATCAAAGAATTAGGCATAATTCAGCCCTTAACCGTTAGAAAATTGGGTTACGATAAATTCCAATTAATTTCTGGTGAAAGAAGATTTAGAGCTTCACAGTTAGCGGGATTGAAGACAGTTCCTGTATATGTTAGGATTGCCAACGATCAAGCCATGTTGGAAATGGCATTGGTAGAGAATATCCAAAGAGAACAACTTAACCCCGTTGAAATTGCTTTAAGCTATCAAAGGCTAATAGACGAATGCAAACTTACTCAAGAAAAAATGAGCGAAAGAGTAGGTAAAAAACGATCTACCATTACGAATTACCTCAGACTTTTAAAACTCCCTGCTGAAATCTTGGCTGCTTTGAGAGATGAAAGTATTAGTATGGGACACGCAAGAGCATTGGTAAACGTCAAAAATCAAGACACTCAAATCAATATTTTTAGAGATGCCCTAAACAACGGTTTCACAGTTAGAGAAATAGAACAAATCGTTAAAGACTTTGGAGATAGCTCATACACTAAAACATCTAGAAATAGAAGCAAAACATTACCCAGCTTTGAGCATCAAAAATTGGCTAATGATATCAGCAATAAATTCGGAAAAGATGTCAAATTAAAAGTATCAACAAGTGGAAAAGGAAAAATAGAAATACCTTTCAACTCAAATGACGATTTACACCAAATTATATCTCAACTAGGTTTATAATTGAAAAATATAATATTATATACACTTCTATTTTTTTCATTTGTTGGTTTTGGACAATCAACGGAGGGTAAGAATGAGAAATCAGCTCATAAAGCCTCTATCCTTTCTGCTGTTATTCCTGGTGCAGGGCAAGTTTACAATAAAAAATATTGGAAAGTTCCCATTATTTATGCTTCCTTAACTACAAGTATTTATTTCATTTATGACAATCATAATAAACTAAAGACCTATCAAGATGCATACATTAGTCGTTCAAACGGAGGTGCTGACGAATACATTGACGTATATAACGATAGCCAACTCTTGACTATTGTTGATTATTATGAAAGAAATAGAGATGTATCCTATATTATTACTGCTGCTATTTATTTACTAAATATAGTAGATGCCAGTGTAGACGCTCATCTTTTCGATTTCGATATTAGCGAAGATTTAAGCCTAGAAACAAGTCCTCAGATTATTAACACCCCTAATGGTAAGACTCCCATTTTATCATTAAAAATGAATTTTTAACTTTGACCGTATGAATATTGCACTTATTGGTTATGGTAAAATGGGACAATTAATAGAGCAAATTGCTCTAGAAAAGGGACACTCTATATCTGTAATTGTCAATAGTAGTAATCCAATAGAAAATCAGGATTTTTCAAGCACCGATGTAGCTATAGATTTCAGCACTCCTAATAGTGCATACCACAATATCAAATATGTATTGGCTCAAAGAATACCTGTCGTTTCAGGAACAACAGCTTGGTTAGAAAATCTTGACGATGTAAAGCAACTAGCTCAAGAAAAAGCAACAGGATTTCTATATGCCTCAAACTTTAGCATTGGAGTAAATCTTTTTTTTGAATTGAATAAAAAGCTATCTCAACTGATGCAAAATCAGTCTGAATACAAAGCATCAATCAAAGAAATTCACCATACTGAAAAATTGGATATGCCTAGTGGTACAGCCCTAAGTTTACAGTCACAAATACCCAACACCATAGACATAAAAAGCGAAAGAACTGAAAATGTTCCTGGTACTCACATTGTCAACTATGATTCAGAAATAGATAGTATATCCATCACACACCAAGCTCATAACAGAATGGGATTTGCTCAAGGAGCACTCATTGCAGCAGAATGGATAATAGATAAAAAAGGTTGCTTTTCAATGAGTGACATTCTTAAAATCAATTAAAAATGAAAAAATTAAAACAACTCTTAGGTAAGTCTTTCAAAGTAGTAATGTTCATTGCATTTACCATTATTTGGTCCCTTTTGGTATATCTTATTGATGGCGAATGGCTGTACTTTTTCCCATTAATAGTTGGCGATGTGTTATTTTGGGAAACCATAAATTGGCAATTTTGGAAGAAAAAAGAAAAGAAAAAGAAGAAGCCAAAAAGTGAAATCAAAAGTTGGTTTAATGCTATTCTTTTTGCCGTCATAGCAGCTACAATTCTTAGAACCTTCCTAATTGAAGCCTACACTATACCAACATCATCGATGGAAAAATCACTTTTGATAGGAGACTTTCTATTTGTGAGTAAAGTAAGTTATGGTCCAAGAGTGCCTAACACTCCAATATCGTTTCCACTCGTTCATCATACCCTACCGCTTACAAAAAGTACGCCTGCCTATCTAAAATGGATACAGCTGGACTACCACCGAATGAAAGGATTTGGTCAAATAGAAAGAAACGACTGTGTAGTATTTAATTATCCTACCGATGATTTGCTATATCCTGAAAGACCAGTAGATAAAAAAGAGAACTACATCAAACGATGTGTTGGCTTACCTGGAGATGTTATTGAAATAAAAAACAGTGACTTGTATGTCAATGGTGAGCCACAAACACAAACTGAAAAAATGAAAAATCAGTTTAGGTATTATATCAAAACTGACGGCACTCTTTTTAGTCAAAAGACACTCAACAAATACAATATATATGAAGGACAGATACTTTCTAGAAAGGGTGATTACGAGCTCATACTGAACGAAAACAGCTTGGAAGCTATAAAACGCTTTACATACGTCAAAAAAGTAGAAAAGATAGTTGCTGAAAAAGGAATGAAATTAAATTCATCAGAGTTGATTTTTCCAGAAGACAAATTCAATTGGAACCTAGATAATTTTGGACCCCTTACTATTCCTGCCAAAGGCGTAACCGTCAGTATTGACACACAAAATATTGAAACATACAGAAGGGTTATAGAAATCTATGAAAAGAACACTCTTGAAATAATTGAAAATAATATTTACATAAACGGCAACTTAAGTAATAGCTATACTTTCCAGATGGACTATTATTGGATGATGGGAGATAACAGGCACAACTCCTTAGACTCTAGATACTGGGGATTTGTTCCAGAAGATCACGTAGTAGGTAAAGCCCTTTTCATTTGGATGAGTTGGGATAAGAATAAAAAAGGAATTAATAAAATCCGATGGAATAGGTTATTCAATGCAGTCCATTAAACCAATACTTCTACCCTGTCCCTATTTTGGTTCTATTGAGTATTTCTCAAACCTAATTTCAAATGAATACTTAATAGAAGTCAATGATTATTTCATCAAACAGAGTCTAAGAACACGATGCAAAATATATGGTGCTAATGGACCATTAACACTAACCGTACCTAAGGTTAGAAAAAACAGTTCAAAAACACTATTCAAAGACATTAAAATAAATTACGACTACCACTGGCAAAAGGAACATTGGGAAAGTTTAACAAGTGCCTATCGTTCTTCTCCATTTTTTGAATATTTCGAAGATGAACTTCAGACCTTATTTCAAAAAAAACATACTTACTTAAAAGACCTTAATTTAGAAATGATGACCTTCGTTTGCTCTAAAATTGGAATTTCAACAGCATTCAATTTAAGTGAATCTTACATTGACAATTCTTATTATGTGGACAAGAGATTGCATAACTTTGACCACATTCAACCTCCGAGATACATGCAAGTTTTTGAAAATAAATTCGGCTTTATTTCTAATCTCAGTATATTAGACCTACTTTTTAACGAGGGGAATAACAGTAAGTCTTACCTAGAATCTATTAACCGCTGAAAAATTATTAATGTCTTATGGATTTAGAATTTAATAAAAACGAAGATAAAATGAGACTTTTGATTTCAGAAATGACTCAAAAGTTCAATAAAGTTTCGCTTGGTGGTGGTAAGTCCAAAATAAAAAAACAACACGAACAAGGGAAACTAACCGCTAGAGAAAGGATAAAATTCCTTCTTGATGACGACAGTGAATCCATAGAAATTGGAGCTTTTGTGGGCGATGGTATGTATGAAGAATATGGCGGCTGCCCCTCAGGAGGAGTGGTTATTGTTATCGGCTATGTCAGTAAAAAACAATGCATTGTAGTTGCCAATGACGCCACAGTAAAAGCGGGTGCGTGGTTTCCAATCACTGCCAAGAAAAATTTACGTGCTCAAGAGATTGCCATGGAAAATAAGTTACCCATAATTTACTTGGTAGATAGTGCAGGTGTCTTCTTACCGTTACAAGATGAAATATTTCCTGACAAAGAACACTTTGGTAGAATATTTAGAAATAATGCAAAGATGTCATCAATGGGTATCACACAAATATCTGCA
Above is a window of Flavobacteriales bacterium DNA encoding:
- a CDS encoding DoxX family protein, whose protein sequence is MSLLINSTETVFLIVQILAVSFLAILFLQSGIDKVVDKKGNLEWLSSHFANSPFKNFVPVLFFTITVVELLSGILNLVGVVFLLYDGSITLAFYGTILASVALIMLFLGQRVAKDYVGAQSLVSYFILTILTLLVFGYTI
- a CDS encoding ParA family protein, with product MNKIIVIANQKGGVGKTTTAINLAACLGVLEKKVLLVDADPQANSTSGVGYDPREIKAGLYECLIDDLSPKDAIVKTESPNLDLLPAHIDLVGAELELVNQQNREFILKGILEQVKSSYDYIIIDCAPSLGIVTTNALTAANSIIIPIQCEYFALEGLGKLLNTIKIVQNRLNKELDIEGLLLTMYDTRLRLSNQVVEEVKTHFQEMVFDTIIQRNVRLSEAPSFGQTIIMHDANSKGAINYLNLAKELLEKNETALQNQ
- a CDS encoding PUR family DNA/RNA-binding protein, giving the protein MEDYKDQEEIFSNIVRAGKRTYFFDVRATRANDYYLTITESKKIFNDDGSHYFKKHKIFLYKEDFEKFKDALSESIDYIFKNKGQEIISASKNESDEGDSSFTDVNFEDI
- a CDS encoding 4-hydroxy-tetrahydrodipicolinate reductase, with the protein product MNIALIGYGKMGQLIEQIALEKGHSISVIVNSSNPIENQDFSSTDVAIDFSTPNSAYHNIKYVLAQRIPVVSGTTAWLENLDDVKQLAQEKATGFLYASNFSIGVNLFFELNKKLSQLMQNQSEYKASIKEIHHTEKLDMPSGTALSLQSQIPNTIDIKSERTENVPGTHIVNYDSEIDSISITHQAHNRMGFAQGALIAAEWIIDKKGCFSMSDILKIN
- a CDS encoding ABC transporter ATP-binding protein, which gives rise to MKELNYLFKFYKKYRWRFALGTFFVVTSNIFALYPAIYTRKAFDAAKEAIESSQNSNYDFSDLTSTLLYFGMMLILFALLKGVFMFFMRQTIIVMSRLIEFDIKNEIFKHYQKLDRAFYKRNNTGDMMARISEDVTKVRMFLGPATMYPINMISLFIFVMYNMFSINIKLSLFVLAPLPIMSITIFFISKVIHAKSEKVQSQLSTLSTLTQESFSGIRILKSFVNERTNFSIFKSETNEYLKRNVSLAKTNAAFFPFMLLLIGLSTLLTIYVGGKESIAGNITTGNIAEFIIYVNMLTWPMASIGWVTSIIQRAAASQKRINEFLNTEAEINSEDGNVHNIDGKITFKNISFEYPDSGVKALDNISFNIEKGQSVAIVGRTGSGKSTIVNLISRMYMPTSGKIEIDDLPIEEINLASLRSGISLVPQEALLFSDTISNNIAFGSKEELTQEDLELVAKKAAIHDNIKNFPKGYQTMVGERGVTLSGGQKQRISIARALVRPSSILIFDDCLSAVDNETEEKILSSLKKEGLEKTSITISHRMSSIQHTDKIIVLDNGKIAEMGTHSELFEKGGIYHEMYQQQLSN
- a CDS encoding ParB/RepB/Spo0J family partition protein, whose product is MAEKKRALGKGLSALLKNPDTDITTNESIDDTNQVVGSVSEIKIEQIEVNPFQPRTDFDQDALQELAISIKELGIIQPLTVRKLGYDKFQLISGERRFRASQLAGLKTVPVYVRIANDQAMLEMALVENIQREQLNPVEIALSYQRLIDECKLTQEKMSERVGKKRSTITNYLRLLKLPAEILAALRDESISMGHARALVNVKNQDTQINIFRDALNNGFTVREIEQIVKDFGDSSYTKTSRNRSKTLPSFEHQKLANDISNKFGKDVKLKVSTSGKGKIEIPFNSNDDLHQIISQLGL
- the lepB gene encoding signal peptidase I encodes the protein MNWQFWKKKEKKKKKPKSEIKSWFNAILFAVIAATILRTFLIEAYTIPTSSMEKSLLIGDFLFVSKVSYGPRVPNTPISFPLVHHTLPLTKSTPAYLKWIQLDYHRMKGFGQIERNDCVVFNYPTDDLLYPERPVDKKENYIKRCVGLPGDVIEIKNSDLYVNGEPQTQTEKMKNQFRYYIKTDGTLFSQKTLNKYNIYEGQILSRKGDYELILNENSLEAIKRFTYVKKVEKIVAEKGMKLNSSELIFPEDKFNWNLDNFGPLTIPAKGVTVSIDTQNIETYRRVIEIYEKNTLEIIENNIYINGNLSNSYTFQMDYYWMMGDNRHNSLDSRYWGFVPEDHVVGKALFIWMSWDKNKKGINKIRWNRLFNAVH
- a CDS encoding WbqC family protein, with product MQSIKPILLPCPYFGSIEYFSNLISNEYLIEVNDYFIKQSLRTRCKIYGANGPLTLTVPKVRKNSSKTLFKDIKINYDYHWQKEHWESLTSAYRSSPFFEYFEDELQTLFQKKHTYLKDLNLEMMTFVCSKIGISTAFNLSESYIDNSYYVDKRLHNFDHIQPPRYMQVFENKFGFISNLSILDLLFNEGNNSKSYLESINR